A portion of the Desertifilum tharense IPPAS B-1220 genome contains these proteins:
- a CDS encoding EAL domain-containing protein: MIHTSEDGRVCTRCNSLPAKIQGSGFLYLWVPVDHTINKLIIAFKKLKLIHQYLPSEKCLKMNLDESNRERFGELIKKQLSPKELRETQALWIDEQREPQFRDFSQVTSLENFVGLTQAEWLIDLLDTERLTSYFQPIVCARNPDQIFAQEALLRGFDEQGELIPPGRIFSQAEAAGLVFQLDLLARQSAIRQAHLHQLQVPLFINFSPTSVYDPATCLRMTVQAIDEVGIPHKNIVFEVMESEQPPDIAHLIRILEFYREAGFSIALDDFGTGYSNLDLIDQLRPDFIKLDMHLIRNVHLDPYKALVTEKLLEIAQVLNIRTIAEGIECQEELEWVRDRNATYIQGFLIAKPTTPPLKELHLASVS; this comes from the coding sequence ATGATTCATACTTCAGAGGATGGGAGAGTTTGCACGCGCTGCAATTCTCTGCCTGCTAAAATTCAAGGAAGTGGCTTCCTTTACCTTTGGGTTCCCGTCGATCATACCATCAATAAACTCATTATTGCCTTCAAAAAACTAAAGCTTATTCATCAGTATTTGCCATCCGAAAAATGCTTAAAGATGAATTTAGATGAAAGCAATCGAGAGAGATTTGGCGAACTGATTAAAAAGCAGCTATCCCCCAAAGAACTTAGAGAGACTCAGGCGTTATGGATTGACGAACAGAGAGAACCTCAGTTTCGAGATTTTTCTCAGGTGACATCTCTAGAAAATTTTGTGGGTTTAACTCAGGCGGAATGGTTAATTGATTTATTAGATACCGAACGTTTAACCAGTTATTTTCAGCCGATTGTTTGCGCTCGCAATCCCGACCAGATTTTTGCTCAAGAAGCCTTGCTCAGGGGATTTGACGAGCAAGGGGAGTTAATTCCACCAGGGCGTATTTTTAGCCAAGCCGAAGCTGCTGGCTTAGTCTTTCAACTCGATTTGTTAGCCAGACAAAGTGCAATTCGTCAAGCGCATCTTCATCAATTACAAGTCCCTTTATTTATCAACTTCTCGCCCACTTCAGTTTACGATCCAGCTACTTGTTTGCGGATGACGGTGCAAGCGATTGATGAGGTAGGAATTCCGCACAAAAATATCGTTTTTGAGGTTATGGAATCGGAACAACCCCCCGATATTGCACACTTGATCCGAATTTTAGAGTTTTACCGAGAGGCGGGATTTTCAATTGCATTGGATGATTTTGGCACGGGTTACTCTAACTTGGATCTAATCGATCAGTTACGCCCAGATTTCATTAAGCTGGATATGCACTTAATTCGTAACGTTCATCTCGATCCGTATAAAGCGCTGGTGACAGAAAAGTTGCTTGAAATTGCCCAAGTTTTGAACATTCGCACCATTGCTGAAGGGATTGAATGTCAAGAGGAACTCGAATGGGTGCGCGATCGCAATGCTACCTACATTCAAGGGTTTCTGATTGCTAAACCCACAACCCCACCGTTAAAAGAACTGCATTTAGCCTCTGTTTCCTAA
- a CDS encoding J domain-containing protein, with protein MLSVERYYEILEVEPGASLDEIHQGYQDLATVWHPDRFTSHPRLRQKAQEKFQEINEAHEQLQNHILLVQARRSAWSEYIPTRPMYPIRVYRAQPQASVHYARCDRATPRREVSAWLD; from the coding sequence ATGCTGAGTGTAGAACGCTATTACGAAATCTTAGAAGTTGAACCCGGCGCTTCTTTAGACGAAATTCATCAAGGTTATCAGGATCTCGCAACAGTTTGGCATCCCGATCGCTTTACCTCTCACCCCCGACTGCGACAAAAAGCCCAGGAGAAGTTTCAGGAGATTAACGAAGCCCACGAACAACTCCAAAACCATATTCTACTCGTTCAGGCGCGACGCTCGGCATGGTCAGAATACATCCCCACTCGCCCCATGTACCCCATCCGAGTTTACCGCGCCCAACCCCAAGCCTCGGTTCATTATGCCAGGTGCGATCGCGCTACTCCCAGACGCGAGGTTTCCGCCTGGTTAGACTAA
- a CDS encoding DUF1361 domain-containing protein has protein sequence MEFSRTMGSQLFHWLVHAWDVFLFRMPLISWNLFLGLIPLALSYWLFKGSPRRTLLWGIVLLVFIAFLPNAPYVLTDVIHLVRDIRYHSSIWLISLVLLPQYFLFILIGVEAYVISIINLGDYLRRIGWRRYILPAELLIHALSAVGIYLGRFKRFNSWDLVTNLDAVTNTVLDDLLRKWPVLVIAVTFVILTSIYWLMKQVTLGVFERFHSNYSADSSWPEEF, from the coding sequence ATGGAATTTTCTCGAACAATGGGATCGCAACTTTTTCACTGGCTCGTTCATGCATGGGATGTCTTTCTATTCAGAATGCCGTTGATTAGCTGGAATCTCTTTTTGGGGTTGATTCCCCTAGCTTTAAGTTATTGGTTATTTAAAGGGTCTCCCCGTCGCACTCTGCTTTGGGGAATTGTCCTGTTAGTTTTTATTGCCTTTCTGCCTAACGCCCCCTATGTCTTAACGGATGTGATTCATTTGGTGCGCGATATCCGCTACCATTCGTCAATTTGGCTGATTTCATTGGTTTTGCTGCCCCAGTATTTCTTGTTTATCTTGATTGGGGTTGAGGCGTATGTCATCTCGATTATTAATCTGGGAGATTACCTGCGGCGGATTGGCTGGCGTCGCTATATCCTGCCCGCAGAGCTTTTAATCCATGCGTTAAGTGCGGTGGGAATCTATCTCGGACGATTTAAGCGCTTTAATAGTTGGGATTTGGTGACAAATTTAGACGCGGTTACGAATACCGTCTTGGACGATTTGCTGCGAAAATGGCCGGTACTGGTGATTGCGGTAACCTTTGTGATTTTGACTAGCATCTATTGGTTGATGAAGCAAGTCACTTTAGGCGTATTTGAGCGATTTCACTCCAATTATTCGGCTGATTCTTCCTGGCCAGAGGAATTCTAG
- a CDS encoding ABC transporter ATP-binding protein produces MTHRLEAQQLTLAYDGKSIILDLNLAIPTGKITVLVGSNGCGKSTLLRGLARLLKPRSGAVYLDRTSIFQLSTKTIAQQLGILPQSPIAPEGLTVKELVAQGRYPYQSWLQQWSSEDEQQVTQALALTGMTPLANQSVDTLSGGQRQRAWLAMALAQNTDILLLDEPTTFLDLAHQVEVLDLLYELNRSQNRTVVMVLHDLNQACRYADFLVAVHRGQVYTQGTPEQVMTEAMVRDVFGLECRIVPDPVSGTPMCVPLDRRVTSSRR; encoded by the coding sequence ATGACTCATCGCTTAGAAGCCCAACAACTCACCCTCGCCTACGACGGAAAATCCATTATCCTCGATTTAAATTTGGCGATTCCAACCGGAAAAATTACGGTTTTGGTGGGTTCCAATGGCTGTGGCAAGTCTACATTACTGCGAGGTCTTGCTCGCCTGCTTAAACCCCGCAGCGGAGCCGTTTATCTCGATCGGACTTCCATTTTTCAGCTTTCTACTAAAACCATCGCTCAACAGTTGGGAATTTTGCCCCAAAGTCCGATTGCACCTGAAGGTTTAACGGTGAAGGAGTTGGTGGCACAGGGGCGCTATCCTTACCAGAGTTGGTTGCAGCAATGGTCTAGCGAAGATGAGCAACAGGTGACTCAAGCTTTGGCGCTGACGGGGATGACACCTTTAGCCAACCAATCTGTCGATACTTTATCAGGGGGTCAGAGACAGCGGGCTTGGCTGGCGATGGCGTTGGCTCAAAATACAGATATTTTGTTGCTCGATGAACCCACGACTTTTCTAGATTTGGCGCATCAGGTTGAGGTTCTCGATCTGCTTTATGAGTTAAATCGCAGCCAAAACCGCACGGTTGTCATGGTATTGCACGATTTAAATCAAGCCTGTCGCTATGCGGATTTTTTGGTTGCAGTGCATCGCGGACAAGTTTACACCCAAGGAACGCCGGAACAGGTGATGACGGAAGCAATGGTGCGAGATGTGTTTGGTTTAGAGTGTCGGATCGTTCCCGATCCGGTGTCGGGAACGCCGATGTGCGTGCCGCTCGATCGCCGAGTCACCTCTTCGCGGCGTTAA
- the gap gene encoding type I glyceraldehyde-3-phosphate dehydrogenase, producing the protein MPVKVGINGFGRIGRLVFRAGLERPEIEFCCINDLVPPENIAYLLKYDSTHGRFNGTVEAKEDGIVVNGKFIRCVSIRNPEELPWGEYGVEYVVESTGLFTDYEGASKHIKGGAKRVIISAPTKEKDPEKVPTLLVGVNHDKFDPRQHTVVSNASCTTNCLAPVAKVIHENFGMAEGLMTTIHAMTATQPTVDGPSKKDMRGGRGAAQNIIPASTGAAKAVTLVLPELKGKLTGMALRVPTPNVSVVDLTFKTEKATSYSEICEAMKKASEGELKGVLAYTEEDVVSTDFTTDPHSSIFDAGAGMELNANFFKVVAWYDNEWGYSNRMIDLMLSMAAKEAGVPA; encoded by the coding sequence ATGCCTGTTAAAGTCGGAATCAATGGATTTGGTCGGATTGGTCGCCTCGTCTTTCGCGCTGGACTCGAACGTCCAGAAATCGAGTTTTGTTGTATTAATGACTTAGTTCCCCCTGAAAATATTGCTTATCTGCTGAAATACGACTCCACCCACGGACGCTTTAACGGAACTGTGGAAGCCAAAGAAGATGGCATTGTCGTCAACGGCAAATTTATCCGCTGCGTCTCCATCAGAAACCCAGAAGAACTCCCTTGGGGCGAGTATGGAGTAGAGTACGTTGTGGAGTCTACAGGCTTATTCACCGACTACGAAGGGGCCTCTAAACACATCAAAGGCGGTGCCAAGCGCGTCATCATCTCCGCACCCACCAAAGAAAAAGACCCGGAAAAAGTGCCGACTCTCCTCGTCGGCGTCAACCATGACAAATTCGACCCCCGCCAGCATACCGTCGTCTCTAACGCCAGTTGCACGACAAACTGCTTGGCCCCAGTCGCTAAAGTGATTCACGAAAACTTTGGCATGGCCGAAGGGCTAATGACCACCATTCACGCCATGACAGCAACTCAACCCACCGTTGACGGGCCGAGTAAAAAAGATATGCGCGGCGGACGAGGTGCAGCCCAAAATATTATCCCAGCGTCCACAGGGGCAGCTAAAGCAGTCACTCTGGTATTACCCGAACTCAAAGGAAAGCTAACCGGAATGGCCCTGCGCGTTCCGACGCCTAATGTTTCTGTGGTTGACCTCACCTTTAAAACGGAGAAAGCCACTAGCTACTCGGAAATTTGCGAGGCGATGAAAAAAGCCTCTGAAGGCGAACTTAAAGGCGTTCTGGCTTATACCGAGGAAGATGTAGTCTCGACAGATTTCACCACCGATCCGCATTCCAGTATCTTTGATGCTGGGGCCGGAATGGAACTGAATGCCAACTTCTTCAAGGTTGTAGCGTGGTATGACAATGAGTGGGGTTACTCGAACCGGATGATCGATTTGATGCTGTCGATGGCCGCTAAAGAGGCGGGAGTGCCTGCATAA
- the recG gene encoding ATP-dependent DNA helicase RecG: MQTEQPDWQRLQKALAIEAERGFSNLKGNQYYFHEFLRLSFSLIPELLAERDRASWQKFEEAFAEYPQLSFFQRQHLVNSAQQFLAESRTAWERRQNLRVVRDPVPQTPRTRELISESHLGSIQPQDPLKSIKSIGLRNSKLLERLELFTVRDLLFYYPRDHADFAKQVAIRELEAGETVTLVGTVRSVNCFTSAKNKKLTILEITIADRSGKIRLSRFFAGTRFSNRGWQEMQKKAYPVGAIVAASGLVKKNKYGLTLDNPEIEVLDREESSIESIKIGRMVPVYPLTEGVSADVIRKAVVGVLSAAKELVDPLPQGLRDRYDLIGLCEAIQNIHFPEDRDVLRDAKRRLIFDEFFYLQLGFLQRRYNQKKAQTGIQLAPKGKLINQFYDVLPFQLTTAQQRVVDEILNDLQSPTPMNRLVQGDVGSGKTVVAVIAILATIQANYQAALMAPTEVLAEQHYRKLVGWFNLLHIPVELLTGSTKTAKRREIYSQIHTGELPVLVGTHALIQDTVSFHQLGLVVIDEQHRFGVGQRARLQQKGDAPHVLTMTATPIPRTLALTMHGDLDVSQIDELPPGRQTIQTTALTGKERHQAYELIRREIAQGRQAYIVLPLIEESEKLDVRSAVEEHQRLSESVFPEFTVGLLHGRMSSAEKDEALNAFRNNQMQIIVSTTVIEVGVDVPNATVMLIENAERFGLSQLHQLRGRVGRGSQKSYCLLMSSSKTPDARSRLSVLEQSQDGFFLAEVDMRLRGPGEVLGTRQSGLPDFALASLVDDQDVLVLARDAAEKLIEKDASLKTWGLIQAELKRRYQRLMGGTIMT, encoded by the coding sequence GTGCAAACTGAGCAACCAGACTGGCAGAGATTGCAAAAAGCATTAGCCATTGAAGCAGAACGGGGTTTTTCTAACCTTAAGGGCAATCAATATTATTTTCATGAGTTTTTGCGGCTCAGTTTTAGTCTAATTCCGGAACTGCTTGCCGAACGCGATCGCGCTTCTTGGCAGAAGTTTGAGGAAGCTTTTGCAGAATACCCGCAACTGAGCTTTTTTCAACGCCAGCATCTGGTAAATTCTGCCCAACAATTTTTAGCAGAATCTCGCACGGCTTGGGAACGTCGCCAAAACCTGCGGGTGGTTCGCGATCCGGTTCCCCAGACGCCTCGCACTCGCGAATTGATCAGCGAGAGTCATCTTGGCTCGATACAGCCTCAAGATCCGTTAAAATCGATTAAATCTATCGGTTTGCGGAATAGCAAATTGTTAGAACGGTTGGAATTATTCACCGTTCGCGATCTGCTGTTTTACTATCCCCGCGATCATGCCGATTTTGCTAAACAAGTTGCCATTCGCGAGTTAGAAGCAGGCGAAACGGTGACGTTAGTGGGAACGGTACGCAGCGTTAATTGTTTTACCTCGGCTAAGAATAAGAAATTAACTATTTTAGAAATCACGATTGCCGATCGGAGCGGAAAAATCCGCCTCAGTCGCTTTTTTGCCGGAACTCGCTTTTCTAATCGCGGCTGGCAAGAAATGCAAAAAAAAGCCTATCCCGTGGGAGCAATTGTGGCGGCTTCTGGGTTGGTGAAGAAAAATAAGTATGGGCTAACGTTAGATAATCCTGAGATTGAGGTTTTAGACCGAGAAGAAAGTTCGATTGAATCGATTAAAATTGGGCGCATGGTACCCGTTTATCCTCTAACTGAGGGCGTGAGTGCTGATGTGATTCGTAAGGCGGTTGTGGGGGTGTTATCGGCTGCGAAAGAACTGGTCGATCCGTTGCCCCAAGGTTTGCGCGATCGCTATGACTTAATTGGGCTTTGCGAAGCGATTCAAAACATTCATTTTCCTGAAGATCGCGATGTCCTGCGCGATGCCAAACGCCGCTTAATTTTTGATGAATTCTTTTATCTCCAATTGGGGTTTCTCCAACGTCGCTATAATCAGAAAAAAGCTCAAACGGGGATTCAACTCGCACCTAAAGGGAAGTTAATCAATCAGTTTTATGATGTTTTGCCGTTTCAGCTAACCACCGCCCAGCAAAGGGTTGTAGACGAAATCTTAAACGATTTACAGTCCCCAACCCCCATGAATCGCTTAGTTCAAGGGGATGTGGGTTCGGGGAAAACTGTGGTGGCGGTGATTGCGATTTTAGCGACCATTCAAGCAAACTACCAAGCCGCGTTAATGGCTCCTACAGAAGTTTTAGCCGAACAGCATTATCGTAAACTGGTAGGATGGTTTAATTTATTGCATATTCCGGTTGAACTCTTAACAGGTTCTACCAAAACTGCCAAGCGTCGGGAGATTTATAGCCAAATTCACACGGGGGAATTACCCGTTTTAGTCGGTACCCATGCCCTAATTCAAGATACTGTTTCCTTCCATCAATTAGGCTTAGTGGTGATAGACGAACAACATCGTTTTGGAGTCGGTCAGCGGGCGAGATTGCAACAAAAAGGTGACGCGCCCCATGTTTTAACCATGACTGCAACCCCCATTCCTAGAACCCTTGCTTTAACCATGCATGGCGACTTAGATGTCAGTCAAATTGATGAATTACCCCCCGGACGCCAAACGATTCAAACCACCGCTTTAACGGGGAAAGAACGCCATCAAGCCTATGAGTTAATTCGCCGAGAAATTGCCCAAGGTCGTCAAGCTTATATTGTTTTACCCTTAATTGAAGAATCAGAAAAGCTCGATGTCCGTTCCGCCGTTGAAGAACACCAAAGGTTATCAGAAAGCGTGTTTCCTGAATTTACGGTTGGCTTACTACATGGCCGCATGAGTTCGGCGGAAAAAGACGAGGCTTTAAACGCCTTTCGGAATAACCAAATGCAAATTATTGTATCAACCACCGTGATTGAAGTGGGGGTAGATGTCCCGAATGCGACGGTGATGTTAATTGAAAACGCCGAACGCTTTGGCTTATCTCAACTGCACCAGTTACGGGGGCGAGTGGGACGCGGTTCGCAAAAGTCCTACTGTTTGCTGATGAGTAGTTCCAAAACTCCCGATGCGCGATCGCGCCTAAGCGTGTTAGAACAATCCCAAGATGGCTTTTTCCTGGCAGAAGTCGATATGCGCCTGCGAGGGCCTGGTGAGGTTCTGGGTACCCGTCAGTCCGGTTTACCCGATTTTGCCCTAGCGAGTTTAGTCGATGACCAAGATGTTTTAGTCTTAGCCAGGGATGCAGCCGAAAAGCTGATTGAAAAAGATGCAAGCCTGAAAACCTGGGGCTTAATTCAAGCAGAACTCAAGCGCCGCTATCAACGCCTGATGGGGGGAACCATCATGACTTAG
- a CDS encoding sulfite oxidase-like oxidoreductase, with amino-acid sequence MLGKFFRKPETENGDRTPPGQYLTNGFPVLTYGPTPDVNQAEWQFRVWGLAQEKTFSWDEFMQMPQQDFTADFHCVTRWSKLDVQWTGVKVTDFMQQLQLESPPTWVMAHCYGGYTTNIPMEDFLREENFFAHTLFGEPLPPDHGGPMRLVIPHLYAWKSAKWINGLEFLGREEPGFWERNGYHHRGEPWAEERYSVH; translated from the coding sequence ATGTTAGGAAAATTTTTCCGCAAGCCTGAAACTGAAAATGGCGATCGCACGCCACCGGGTCAATATCTAACTAACGGTTTCCCGGTTCTCACCTACGGCCCAACACCAGACGTGAATCAAGCTGAATGGCAGTTTCGGGTCTGGGGACTGGCTCAAGAGAAAACCTTCAGTTGGGATGAGTTTATGCAAATGCCCCAACAGGACTTTACCGCAGATTTTCACTGCGTTACGCGCTGGTCTAAGCTCGATGTGCAGTGGACAGGGGTGAAGGTGACAGACTTTATGCAACAGCTTCAGTTAGAGTCGCCTCCAACTTGGGTAATGGCGCACTGCTATGGGGGTTATACGACAAATATCCCGATGGAAGATTTCTTGCGAGAGGAAAACTTTTTTGCCCATACCCTATTCGGCGAACCGCTTCCCCCCGATCATGGCGGGCCAATGCGCTTAGTGATTCCTCACCTGTATGCCTGGAAAAGCGCCAAATGGATTAACGGCTTAGAGTTTTTAGGCCGCGAAGAACCGGGCTTTTGGGAGCGCAACGGCTATCACCACCGGGGAGAACCTTGGGCAGAAGAACGTTATAGCGTCCACTAA
- the rpmF gene encoding 50S ribosomal protein L32, whose protein sequence is MAVPKKKTSKTKRDQRKAVWKRKAALEAQKALSLGKSILTGRSNFVYPSDEEEDEEEG, encoded by the coding sequence ATGGCCGTTCCTAAGAAGAAAACCTCAAAAACAAAGCGCGATCAACGCAAAGCCGTTTGGAAGCGCAAAGCAGCACTCGAAGCACAAAAAGCCCTGTCTTTGGGTAAATCGATCCTCACGGGTCGCTCCAACTTTGTTTATCCTTCCGATGAAGAAGAGGATGAAGAAGAAGGTTAA
- a CDS encoding iron ABC transporter permease codes for MKRSWLVIRPAPFPISFRLDRRVPGVLLALGLVLLLGIVMNVGQGEYAISPVDVVKTLLGLQVDNPDYAFVVYTLRLPRTLVAVLVGMGLAIAGTITQGIARNPLAEPSIIGINAGAALGAVTLIVLFPATPVAVLPIAAFVGALLIAVLIYLLAWQNGSSPVRLVLVGVGFNLIAGSLTSLMVTFGEINTVSQALVWLTGSVYGRSWDSAIALAPWLIVGSGFALFRARELNTLNFGDEVARSLGCAVEWQRAMLLLISVAIAGASVATAGLIGFVGLMAPHIGRQLVGTSHEGLLPTSALLGGVIVVFSDWLGRILFAPIELPCGTITAAIGAPYFIYLLIRTRKQ; via the coding sequence ATGAAGCGTTCCTGGTTAGTCATTCGTCCAGCGCCATTTCCGATATCTTTTCGCCTCGATCGTCGCGTTCCTGGGGTGCTGCTCGCATTGGGGCTAGTGCTGCTCTTGGGAATTGTGATGAACGTCGGACAAGGCGAGTACGCCATTTCACCTGTGGATGTCGTGAAAACGCTCTTGGGTCTTCAGGTTGACAACCCCGATTATGCGTTTGTAGTTTATACGCTGCGCTTGCCCCGTACCTTAGTTGCGGTGTTGGTGGGGATGGGACTGGCGATCGCTGGAACCATCACCCAAGGCATTGCCCGCAACCCCCTAGCCGAACCGAGCATTATCGGCATCAACGCCGGAGCCGCCCTTGGTGCAGTAACGCTGATTGTCTTGTTCCCCGCTACCCCCGTTGCGGTTCTCCCCATTGCGGCCTTTGTGGGAGCCTTGCTGATCGCTGTGCTGATTTATCTATTGGCTTGGCAGAACGGTAGCTCGCCCGTGCGTTTAGTTCTAGTTGGGGTTGGCTTCAATCTTATTGCTGGATCGCTCACCAGCTTAATGGTGACATTTGGCGAGATTAACACGGTTTCTCAAGCGTTAGTCTGGCTGACCGGCAGCGTTTATGGACGCAGTTGGGATAGCGCGATCGCCCTAGCTCCCTGGCTGATTGTGGGTAGCGGGTTTGCCCTATTTAGAGCCAGAGAACTCAATACTCTGAACTTTGGCGATGAGGTGGCCCGCAGCCTGGGTTGTGCAGTTGAGTGGCAAAGAGCCATGCTGTTGCTCATCAGCGTTGCGATCGCCGGAGCTTCCGTGGCAACTGCGGGTTTAATTGGCTTTGTCGGTCTGATGGCCCCCCATATCGGTCGGCAACTGGTCGGCACTTCCCACGAAGGCTTGCTGCCCACTTCAGCGCTTTTGGGTGGGGTAATTGTTGTATTCTCAGACTGGCTGGGGCGGATTCTGTTTGCCCCTATCGAACTGCCCTGCGGTACCATTACTGCCGCAATTGGCGCTCCCTATTTCATCTACCTACTCATCCGCACACGCAAGCAATGA
- a CDS encoding iron ABC transporter permease, giving the protein MPILLKQHNPLRYIGLGISVGVLLLVFAASLAWGAADIPLETVIQALTALDGSTDRLIIRTVRLPRSLIAALVGASLAVAGGIMQGITQNPLASPAILGINAGAAFAVVVATFVLGTHSLTLYAIFAFLGAGVTAILAYWLGSLGRGGLTPLNLTIAGAAIAAFASSLTSGILIVSQRTLEEIRFWLAGSVAGRDLNLFLQILPYLCAGLLLAFALSKSITTLSLGEDIAKSLGQRTAWVKGLAAVAVVLLAGGSVAIAGPIGFVGLVVPHIVRFFVGVDYRWILPYSALFGAILLLSADICARLIVQPQELPVGLMMPLIGAPFFIYLTRNQIKH; this is encoded by the coding sequence ATGCCGATTCTCCTCAAGCAACATAACCCTTTACGTTACATCGGTTTAGGGATAAGTGTGGGCGTTCTGTTGCTCGTTTTTGCAGCAAGCTTGGCATGGGGGGCGGCAGATATTCCATTAGAGACAGTCATCCAAGCTTTAACGGCGTTGGATGGCTCCACCGATCGCCTCATCATCCGGACAGTAAGATTGCCGCGATCGCTCATTGCTGCTCTTGTCGGTGCATCGCTTGCCGTTGCAGGTGGCATTATGCAAGGCATTACCCAAAATCCCCTGGCTTCCCCCGCTATTTTAGGCATTAATGCGGGTGCTGCGTTTGCGGTGGTGGTGGCGACGTTTGTCTTAGGAACCCATTCCCTCACTCTGTACGCCATCTTTGCCTTTCTGGGGGCGGGCGTTACGGCGATTCTGGCCTATTGGTTGGGTTCTTTGGGTCGAGGGGGGTTGACGCCTTTAAATTTAACCATTGCAGGGGCGGCGATCGCAGCCTTTGCCTCCTCCTTAACCAGCGGCATTTTAATTGTTAGCCAACGCACTTTAGAAGAGATTCGCTTTTGGCTAGCGGGTTCTGTTGCAGGACGCGATCTCAACCTATTTTTGCAAATCTTGCCTTATCTGTGTGCGGGTTTGTTGCTTGCGTTTGCCCTCAGCAAATCCATCACAACTCTCAGTCTCGGCGAAGACATTGCCAAAAGCTTAGGTCAAAGAACCGCCTGGGTCAAAGGTCTGGCAGCCGTCGCCGTGGTATTGTTAGCGGGAGGCAGCGTGGCGATCGCCGGGCCTATCGGTTTTGTCGGTTTAGTGGTTCCCCACATCGTTCGCTTCTTCGTTGGGGTCGATTACCGTTGGATCTTGCCCTACTCGGCTCTGTTTGGGGCGATTCTACTCCTGAGTGCCGATATCTGCGCCCGTTTGATCGTTCAACCCCAAGAATTACCCGTTGGGTTAATGATGCCACTGATTGGCGCGCCGTTCTTTATCTACTTAACCCGCAACCAAATTAAGCACTAA
- a CDS encoding class I fructose-bisphosphate aldolase, with the protein MTATTVQVPSFLEKWLGDEAEDLLIYQPKVSQNFLQLPGPDFVDRVFAQSDRNPQVLRSLQQLYSHGRLANTGYVSILPVDQGIEHSAGASFAPNPIYFDPERIIQLAMEGGCNAVATTLGVLGMTSRKYAHRIPFIAKLNHNELLTYPNQYDQIMFASVEQAWNLGAVAVGATIYFGSSESTRQIQEVSQAFALAHEYGMATILWCYLRNSAFTQDKDYHVAADLTAQANHLGVTIEADIIKQKLPECNKGYQAVNQGTGKKYGRTHDRVYTELTSDHPIDLTRYQVLNCYSGRAGLINSGGASGKNDFAEAIRTAVINKRAGGCGLISGRKTFQRPFEEGVKLFHAIQDVYLSDEVTIA; encoded by the coding sequence ATGACTGCAACGACAGTACAGGTACCGAGTTTTTTAGAAAAATGGCTGGGGGATGAAGCAGAAGACCTTTTGATCTATCAGCCGAAAGTTTCTCAAAACTTTCTGCAACTACCAGGGCCCGATTTTGTGGATCGCGTGTTTGCTCAGAGCGATCGCAATCCTCAAGTGTTGCGCTCGCTACAACAACTTTACAGCCACGGACGCCTTGCCAATACGGGTTATGTCTCGATCTTGCCGGTAGACCAAGGAATCGAACATTCTGCCGGGGCCTCTTTTGCCCCCAACCCCATTTACTTTGACCCCGAACGCATCATCCAGCTCGCGATGGAAGGGGGTTGTAATGCGGTTGCCACCACTTTAGGGGTTTTGGGCATGACCTCGCGTAAATACGCCCACAGAATCCCGTTTATCGCCAAGCTCAACCACAATGAGTTACTCACCTATCCCAACCAATACGACCAAATCATGTTTGCTTCTGTGGAGCAAGCTTGGAATTTAGGCGCTGTTGCGGTTGGCGCTACGATTTATTTTGGGTCTTCCGAATCAACCCGTCAGATTCAAGAGGTGAGTCAAGCTTTTGCTCTGGCTCATGAATATGGAATGGCTACGATTCTCTGGTGCTATTTACGCAACAGTGCATTTACCCAGGATAAAGATTATCACGTAGCCGCCGATCTGACCGCACAAGCCAATCATCTAGGCGTTACGATTGAAGCCGATATCATTAAGCAAAAACTGCCAGAATGCAATAAAGGCTATCAGGCGGTGAATCAGGGAACGGGTAAAAAATACGGTCGCACTCACGATCGCGTTTATACTGAACTCACTTCCGATCATCCCATTGACCTGACGCGCTACCAAGTTTTAAATTGCTATTCCGGACGGGCGGGTTTGATCAACTCTGGGGGGGCTTCAGGTAAAAACGATTTTGCTGAGGCCATTCGCACCGCCGTCATTAATAAACGGGCTGGCGGTTGCGGTTTAATTTCAGGACGCAAAACGTTTCAACGTCCTTTTGAAGAAGGGGTGAAGTTATTCCACGCCATTCAAGATGTTTATCTCTCAGATGAAGTAACGATCGCTTAA